The window TTCAGCTTTCCATTGGTGTGGACGCTGTTGCCGCACAGTGGCAACAGCAATACGACGACCCGGATTGCCCTGGTTGAGCAGGTCGTGCCTTTGCTGGAGGGCCGGAAAGTGCTGTTGGTCGCCGACCGAGAATTCATCGGCAAGGAGTGGTTCGTCGCCCTGCGCCGCATGAACATCTCCCCAGTTATCCGTCTCCGGGCCGACAGTGTGGTGGAGGGTTCGCCCGTCTGGGTCAGATTCAAGAAACTCCAGCCGGGTGAGGTGCGGGTCTGGTACAAGTCCGTCCACGTCTACGGTGTCACCCTACGCGTTCTTGCGTGCAAGAACGCCTTCGGCCAGACCCTCTTCCTGGCCTATCAGGGCCATGCAGGACCTGCCTTGAAATGCTACGCCTTGCGCTGGACCGCAGAAAACATGCATCAAGCACTCAAATCGAGAGGTTTTTTTCTGGAAAGCACCCACCTGACCCAGCCCGCTCGGGTCTCGACCCTCCTGGCCGTCGTCGCCCTCGCCTTTGTGTGGTGTTGC is drawn from Deinococcus multiflagellatus and contains these coding sequences:
- a CDS encoding IS4 family transposase gives rise to the protein MKNTRSRPPQSSLYALLAQHFPLDPRRLTVLSALILSVIRARSVVLYQLVHIVDLPGSDDTVYQRLKRFVQFTLPDLLVARFVLAHLQNEQQLLLVLDRTNWKWGSADINILLLSVRWQTFSFPLVWTLLPHSGNSNTTTRIALVEQVVPLLEGRKVLLVADREFIGKEWFVALRRMNISPVIRLRADSVVEGSPVWVRFKKLQPGEVRVWYKSVHVYGVTLRVLACKNAFGQTLFLAYQGHAGPALKCYALRWTAENMHQALKSRGFFLESTHLTQPARVSTLLAVVALAFVWCCLVGEVEEHRDPSRCLKHGYPPKSLFRRGLDALRTTLSKPKSGSGRAFPLFLATFDP